A DNA window from Pogona vitticeps strain Pit_001003342236 chromosome 2, PviZW2.1, whole genome shotgun sequence contains the following coding sequences:
- the LOC110070606 gene encoding uncharacterized protein LOC110070606, translated as MMHSESTSRDKSLRGEKQYKCLQCGKSLRKSSTLSCHQRTHTGEKPYNCMECGKSFGDHSSLRKHERIHTGEKPYKCMECGKSFTESSSLRKHERIHTGEKPYKCMECGKSFNESSALRSHQRIHTGEKQFICIECGKSFNQSSHLSSHQRTHTGEKPYKCMECGKSFTHSSTLTKHERNHTGENPYKCIECGKSFSQRCNLSSHHRTHTGEKPYTCMDCGKSFSHISQLSSHQRTHTGEKPYKCMECGKCFSQSSTLSRHQRIHTGEKKYKCMACGKCFTHSSSLSCHQKTHTEEKPFKCMECGQSFSESSHFSSHQGTHTREKPYKCMECGKCFSQSGQLSSHRRIHTGEKPYKCMECGKSFTHSSSLRKHERIHTGEKPYKCMECGKCFNQSSTLSRHQIIHTVEKKYKCMACGKCFTHSSSLSCHQKTHTEEKPFKCMECGQSFSESSHFSSHQGTHTREKPYKCMECGKCFSQSGQLSSHRRIHTGEKPYKCMECGKSFTHSSSLRKHERIHTGEKPYKCMECGKSFIQSSTLSSHQRTHTGEKPFKCVECGKSFSQRSSLSFHQRSHMEWKAYKCMKYGKGLRCQQSLACIKEVTWEKP; from the coding sequence ATGATGCACAGTGAAAGTACTTCACGTGACAAATCCCTGAGAGGtgagaaacaatacaaatgcctacagtgtggaaagagcCTCAGAAAGAGCAGTACGCTCAGTTGccatcaaagaacgcacactggagagaaaccatataattgcatggaatgtggaaagagtttcggTGACCACAGTAGCCTTCGTAAacatgaaaggattcacactggggagaaaccatataaatgcatggaatgtggaaagagcttcactgagAGCAGTAGCCTTCGtaaacatgaaagaattcacactggagagaaaccatataaatgcatggaatgtggaaagagcttcaatgaGAGCAGTGCCCTccgttcacatcaaagaattcacactggggaaaaacaatttatttgcatagaatgtggaaagagcttcaatcagagcagtcacctgagttcccatcaaagaactcacactggggagaaaccgtataaatgcatggaatgtgggaagagcttcactcATAGCAGTACCCTGACTAAACATGAAAGAAATCACACTGGGGAAAacccatataaatgcatagaatgtggaaagagcttcagtcagcgCTGTAATCTCAGTTCTCATcacagaactcacactggggagaaaccttatacatgcatggattgtggaaagagtttcagtcacatCAGTCAacttagttcccatcaaagaactcacactggggagaaaccatataaatgcatggaatgtgggaagtgcttcagtcagagcagtaccctgagtagacatcaaagaattcacacaggggagaaaaaatATAAATGCATGGCATGTGGCAAGTGCTTCACTCATAGCAGTAGCCTCAGTTgccatcaaaaaactcacactgaggagaaaccatttaaatgcatggaatgtggacagAGCTTCAGTGAGAGCAGCCACTTTAGTTCACATCAAGGAACTCACActagggagaaaccatataaatgcatggaatgtgggaagtgcttcagtcagagcGGTCAACTTAGTTCACATcgaagaattcacactggggagaaaccatataaatgcatggaatgtggaaagagcttcactcatAGCAGTAGCCTTCGtaaacatgaaagaattcacactggggaaaaaccatataaatgcatggaatgtgggaagtgcttcaatCAGAGCAGtaccctgagtagacatcaaataatTCACACAGTGGAGAAAAAATATAAATGCATGGCATGTGGCAAGTGCTTCACTCACAGCAGTAGCCTCAGTTgccatcaaaaaactcacactgaggagaaaccatttaaatgcatggaatgtggacagAGCTTCAGTGAGAGCAGTCACTTTAGTTCACATCAAGGAACTCACActagggagaaaccatataaatgcatggaatgtgggaagtgcttcagtcagagcGGTCAACTTAGTTCACATcgaagaattcacactggggagaaaccatataaatgcatggaatgtggaaagagcttcactcatAGCAGTAGCCTTCGtaaacatgaaagaattcacactggggaaaaaccatataaatgcatggaatgtggaaagagcttcattcaaAGTAgtaccctgagttcacatcaaagaactcacactggggagaaaccattcaaatgcgtggaatgtggaaagagctttagtcaacgCAGTAGCCTTAGTTTTCATCAAAGAAGTCACATGGAatggaaagcatataaatgcatgaaatatgGAAAGGGTCTCAGGTGTCAGCAGTCTCTTGCTTGCATCAAAGAAGTCACATGggaaaaaccatag